The following coding sequences lie in one Synechococcus sp. CC9902 genomic window:
- a CDS encoding DUF427 domain-containing protein, whose translation MPAIFNGTVLAFSDDIVMVDGNPYFPHASMATDFFRESDLTTVCGWKGTARYWNVVVGDQEISNAVWAYDTPKPDAESIRERFAFYRGKGVELR comes from the coding sequence ATGCCGGCGATCTTCAACGGAACTGTGCTGGCTTTCAGCGATGACATCGTGATGGTCGATGGAAATCCTTATTTCCCTCACGCGTCAATGGCGACGGATTTCTTTCGCGAGTCAGATCTCACAACCGTTTGCGGCTGGAAGGGAACAGCCCGCTACTGGAATGTGGTGGTTGGAGATCAAGAGATCAGCAATGCCGTTTGGGCCTACGACACTCCCAAGCCCGACGCTGAGTCGATCCGTGAACGCTTTGCCTTCTACCGCGGCAAGGGTGTCGAGCTGCGATAA
- a CDS encoding alternative oxidase encodes METQTRKAEVAHKIIETGEGLLNIFWYEADERRAASLEIIARTAYTAEESACHYLETIGLDRQGRIRETLELARYQDTNEQTHEDIFARDLNGLKNWGDRFLARHIAVIIYWVFAITTLIDHELAALLGEAVEVEAVKTYRRMLVEQSDEWLNQPAVPTALRYWNKPNSMWRVRGDQQPHSMREVVEAIVKDESDHVHANAQKAIAF; translated from the coding sequence TTGGAAACGCAAACAAGGAAGGCAGAAGTTGCACACAAGATTATTGAAACTGGCGAAGGCTTGCTCAATATTTTTTGGTATGAGGCTGATGAGCGAAGGGCAGCATCGCTTGAGATCATCGCTCGGACTGCATACACAGCCGAAGAGAGTGCTTGTCATTACTTAGAAACCATCGGCCTTGATAGACAAGGTCGTATCCGAGAAACATTGGAGCTGGCACGATATCAAGATACAAATGAACAAACACATGAAGATATTTTTGCAAGAGATCTCAACGGCCTGAAGAACTGGGGCGACAGATTTCTGGCGCGACATATTGCTGTCATTATTTATTGGGTTTTTGCTATTACAACCCTCATCGACCATGAACTGGCTGCTCTTCTGGGTGAAGCGGTCGAGGTTGAGGCAGTGAAGACCTATAGGAGGATGTTGGTTGAGCAGTCGGATGAGTGGTTGAACCAACCAGCAGTACCCACTGCCCTTCGTTATTGGAATAAGCCGAACAGCATGTGGAGAGTAAGAGGTGATCAGCAACCTCACTCAATGAGGGAAGTTGTTGAAGCCATAGTGAAAGATGAGTCGGATCATGTGCATGCGAATGCTCAGAAAGCCATCGCATTCTGA
- a CDS encoding DUF3598 family protein, with protein MHDPRTALLLHNKGLWQGCFMRLNSNGIEDDRFLTSLDVQEQNGVIESCLTYKRTGQQRSMNFETVPFTMQVSAAGAWSLGPSSVTPFGWVGELSVVSGEERRRIVARYGHHGVDQVVYIIETKGGGEAIPPSQPIQCEAVPCGNWLIWMPEPGVEVLLDARDRQMNDCTACGLRWLDANGQQQQIMRRYDNTGQLESLSDLWP; from the coding sequence ATGCATGATCCCCGCACTGCCTTGTTGCTGCACAACAAGGGGCTATGGCAGGGATGTTTTATGCGTCTCAATAGCAATGGCATCGAAGACGATCGATTTCTCACGTCGCTGGATGTGCAAGAACAAAATGGTGTGATCGAAAGCTGCCTCACCTACAAACGCACAGGGCAACAGCGGTCGATGAACTTCGAAACAGTGCCTTTCACCATGCAGGTGAGCGCCGCAGGTGCATGGTCACTGGGTCCTAGCTCTGTCACACCTTTTGGTTGGGTCGGAGAGCTGAGCGTTGTTTCTGGTGAAGAACGTCGGCGAATTGTTGCCCGCTATGGACACCATGGTGTTGATCAGGTGGTTTACATCATTGAGACCAAAGGTGGGGGCGAAGCCATCCCTCCTTCACAGCCCATTCAATGCGAAGCAGTGCCCTGCGGAAACTGGCTGATTTGGATGCCGGAGCCTGGGGTGGAGGTGTTGCTTGATGCACGAGATCGACAGATGAATGACTGCACAGCTTGTGGATTGCGATGGCTTGACGCCAACGGGCAGCAGCAACAGATCATGCGGCGCTACGACAACACCGGACAGCTCGAATCCCTTTCAGACCTATGGCCATAA